A portion of the Pirellulales bacterium genome contains these proteins:
- a CDS encoding AAA family ATPase, protein MIVKILLENFMSHARTEMELCPGLNVLVGPNNCGKSALVAALRILAHNENSTYVTRHGQKFCGVTLTTSDGHTIQWSRKNSPKYKINGQDFDRLKSGAPPELHSILRMPIIECESDEFDIHFGEQKKPIFLLDKSHTKQAQFFASSSDASQLLRMQKRHKDKESDAHKRKARLEAESRQLSKELESLGPVVGIAEQFARVTAWRNELALLAQRHQACAAATAALARQRRQAEYYRQQTTIYAPLAPPPLLHPVEPLSNLILAIRAGQRARAYRQGQYACLQALPAPPQMRTTSALGDLCANLHAVQASQAWASAQLRALRQLSRAPQLADTHALATQLQSLKSVKATKRRLTGEVAVYRALVPPPEQHATARLEEKLIQLRQSRRAALMAESRRGVVAKIVPPAEPAAVGEISTFICQLRKAHEQLAQSRANAHAAERQLAQADLAIRAQLRDRRCPTCGAMVDAATFLEHATPRGAGGDHA, encoded by the coding sequence ATGATTGTAAAAATTCTGCTCGAAAACTTTATGTCCCATGCGCGGACGGAGATGGAGCTTTGCCCCGGCCTGAATGTGCTGGTCGGCCCTAACAACTGCGGCAAAAGCGCGCTCGTCGCGGCGCTGCGCATACTGGCCCATAACGAAAACTCCACTTATGTGACGCGGCACGGGCAAAAGTTTTGTGGCGTGACCCTTACCACCAGCGACGGCCATACGATCCAATGGTCGCGAAAAAACTCTCCCAAATACAAAATCAACGGTCAGGATTTTGATCGGCTAAAATCCGGCGCTCCCCCGGAATTGCACTCGATCCTACGAATGCCGATCATCGAGTGTGAATCCGACGAATTTGACATCCACTTTGGAGAACAAAAAAAGCCAATTTTTTTGTTGGACAAGTCCCATACCAAACAAGCTCAGTTTTTTGCCAGTTCTTCCGACGCGTCCCAGTTGCTGCGGATGCAAAAGCGGCACAAGGATAAGGAATCCGACGCCCACAAACGCAAAGCCCGTTTGGAAGCTGAATCCCGGCAGTTGAGCAAAGAGCTGGAATCCCTGGGACCCGTGGTGGGAATCGCCGAGCAGTTTGCGCGCGTGACGGCTTGGCGAAATGAGTTGGCTCTGTTGGCCCAGCGGCATCAGGCCTGCGCGGCGGCCACCGCGGCCCTGGCCCGGCAACGCCGACAAGCGGAATATTACCGCCAGCAAACCACGATCTACGCTCCCCTGGCCCCTCCCCCCCTGCTCCACCCCGTTGAGCCTTTATCAAACCTCATCCTGGCTATCCGCGCTGGTCAGCGCGCGCGGGCGTATCGCCAGGGTCAATATGCCTGCCTACAAGCTCTGCCCGCGCCGCCCCAAATGAGGACCACGTCCGCGCTGGGGGATTTGTGCGCAAACTTACATGCCGTCCAGGCGAGTCAAGCCTGGGCCAGCGCGCAACTGCGGGCCTTGCGGCAGCTTTCCCGCGCGCCCCAATTAGCGGACACACACGCCCTGGCCACACAATTGCAATCGTTAAAAAGTGTCAAAGCAACTAAGCGGCGGCTGACCGGCGAAGTGGCGGTTTATCGCGCCCTAGTCCCCCCGCCGGAACAGCATGCCACAGCCAGGCTCGAAGAGAAATTAATACAATTGCGCCAGTCGCGGCGTGCCGCCCTGATGGCCGAGTCCCGTCGCGGGGTTGTGGCAAAAATCGTTCCCCCCGCGGAACCGGCGGCGGTGGGCGAAATTTCCACGTTCATCTGTCAATTGCGCAAAGCCCACGAGCAGCTCGCGCAGTCCCGGGCAAACGCGCACGCCGCCGAGCGACAACTTGCCCAGGCGGACCTGGCTATCCGCGCCCAACTGCGGGACAGGCGCTGTCCGACCTGCGGAGCGATGGTGGATGCCGCCACGTTTTTAGAACATGCGACGCCGCGCGGCGCGGGGGGGGACCATGCCTGA
- a CDS encoding DinB family protein, with protein MSPNQILQSTLDMSLFVLNAYYADLTDAQLLERPGEGCNPLAWQLGHLINSQNNLINDIRPGAGIELPAGFAEQHSKVTAADPSAKYLSKQQYQDLFSQVNAAAAKVLASLTPTELAGPGPERFRQMFPTLGEFAVLIATHPMMHAGQFVPVRRKLGKPVVI; from the coding sequence ATGTCACCCAACCAAATTTTGCAGTCCACGCTGGATATGAGCCTCTTTGTGCTCAACGCCTACTACGCCGATTTGACGGATGCGCAACTGCTGGAGCGACCCGGCGAGGGCTGCAACCCGCTCGCCTGGCAATTGGGCCACTTGATCAATTCCCAAAACAATCTGATCAATGACATCCGCCCCGGTGCGGGCATTGAATTGCCTGCGGGGTTTGCGGAGCAGCATTCGAAAGTGACAGCCGCCGATCCCTCCGCCAAATACCTAAGCAAGCAACAGTATCAAGACCTGTTTAGCCAGGTGAATGCCGCTGCGGCAAAGGTGCTGGCTTCACTCACTCCCACAGAGTTGGCGGGGCCGGGACCAGAACGATTCCGCCAGATGTTTCCCACGCTGGGCGAGTTTGCCGTGCTAATTGCCACGCATCCCATGATGCATGCCGGTCAGTTTGTCCCGGTGCGCCGCAAGCTGGGCAAGCCGGTGGTCATTTAG
- a CDS encoding metallophosphoesterase family protein, translating to MRRRAARGGTMPDIAYAGLLLIGDPHLEGRVPGFRMDEYPTVILEKLKWCLDYARRESLLPAMLGDLFDKPRDNPNWLVARLLDILPPNLLGIYGNHDCKDPELNEHDTLSILIKAGRYRLLDAQQPWRGEINGREVILGGSSYRQPLPTGYPPVTDQSGAHRKQTLSPDNGTPAAPSRGRNRKVPATVATEPLFKEACSSRPLVIWLTHHDLTLPGYDDGRHNLCELPGIDLVVNGHIHRKFAEVACGGTVWCNPGNISRRARNDATRLHIPAALRVDVTVEGLRRRWIDIPHAGFDDVFYPAIVETEATGGPSGFVAGLAELQARRTASGAGLHEFLRLNMGNFEPDIAQEIWTLAQETTT from the coding sequence ATGCGACGCCGCGCGGCGCGGGGGGGGACCATGCCTGACATCGCTTATGCGGGACTTTTGCTCATCGGCGACCCGCACCTGGAAGGACGCGTCCCCGGCTTTCGCATGGATGAGTATCCCACGGTCATCCTAGAAAAATTAAAATGGTGCCTGGATTACGCCCGCCGGGAATCCCTCCTCCCCGCGATGCTGGGGGACTTGTTTGACAAACCGCGCGATAATCCCAATTGGCTGGTCGCGCGGCTGTTGGACATTTTGCCGCCGAACCTATTGGGGATTTATGGCAACCACGATTGCAAGGATCCCGAGCTAAACGAACATGACACCCTCAGTATTTTGATTAAGGCGGGCCGCTATCGGCTTTTGGACGCGCAGCAACCCTGGCGTGGCGAAATCAATGGTCGAGAAGTGATCCTGGGTGGCAGCTCTTATCGGCAGCCTTTACCCACGGGTTATCCGCCGGTTACCGACCAGAGTGGGGCCCACCGCAAACAAACACTTTCCCCCGATAACGGCACTCCGGCCGCACCCTCTCGTGGTCGCAATCGCAAAGTCCCCGCGACCGTTGCCACCGAACCATTATTTAAAGAGGCCTGCTCCTCACGGCCGTTGGTGATTTGGCTGACCCACCATGACCTGACATTGCCGGGATACGACGATGGACGGCACAATTTGTGTGAATTGCCCGGGATTGACCTGGTGGTCAATGGCCATATTCACCGCAAATTCGCGGAGGTGGCGTGCGGGGGGACCGTCTGGTGCAATCCCGGCAACATCAGCCGCCGCGCGCGGAATGACGCCACTCGCCTGCATATTCCGGCGGCTTTACGCGTGGATGTGACCGTGGAGGGATTGCGGCGGCGGTGGATAGATATTCCCCACGCGGGATTTGACGATGTGTTTTATCCGGCAATCGTTGAAACCGAGGCAACCGGCGGGCCATCGGGATTTGTCGCGGGACTGGCCGAATTACAAGCCCGTCGGACTGCCAGCGGGGCCGGTTTGCATGAGTTTTTGCGGCTCAATATGGGAAATTTTGAGCCGGACATCGCGCAAGAGATTTGGACTTTAGCCCAAGAAACCACCACCTAA
- a CDS encoding MBL fold metallo-hydrolase, with product MTHFLSRALVVAIFWVGFHCGSVLAAEPTPAPQPGKTLNIYWIDVEGGAATLIVTPVGESVLIDSGNPGPRDADRIFQVATKVAGLRKLDHLVTTHYHIDHFGGAAQLSQVLPIGTVHDNGEFAELRERPSDEYLRFPCERRVQIQPGGGVELQSPADQTAVKLTCLCARQRVIQPPANVRLARNPLTDEAVKKPADTSDNANSIVLLLQFGDFRFFDGGDLTWNTEEKLVCPFNLVGEVDLYQANHHGLDVSNNPVLLKSLRPRVAVINNGPTKGCMPLTYGTLSQLDSVQAIYQLHKNERMGEKEGNTAGEFIANDSGAACQGNYVQCTVAADGKSYVLKIPAKQHQQRFDCKSALP from the coding sequence ATGACGCATTTTCTCAGCCGTGCTTTGGTAGTGGCGATATTCTGGGTTGGCTTCCATTGTGGGTCCGTCCTTGCCGCCGAACCAACCCCCGCGCCGCAACCTGGCAAGACCCTCAACATCTACTGGATCGACGTCGAGGGGGGCGCCGCCACGCTGATCGTCACCCCGGTCGGGGAGTCGGTGCTTATCGATAGCGGCAATCCCGGCCCACGGGACGCGGATCGTATCTTTCAGGTGGCGACCAAAGTGGCTGGCCTGCGCAAGCTGGACCACCTGGTCACCACGCACTACCATATCGATCATTTTGGCGGGGCGGCCCAATTGTCGCAGGTCCTGCCGATTGGCACGGTCCATGATAATGGTGAGTTTGCGGAATTGCGCGAACGGCCCAGCGACGAGTATTTGCGGTTTCCCTGTGAACGGCGGGTGCAGATTCAACCGGGAGGGGGAGTGGAATTACAATCTCCGGCAGACCAAACAGCCGTCAAATTGACCTGCCTGTGCGCCCGGCAGCGGGTGATCCAGCCACCGGCGAATGTCCGCCTGGCACGCAATCCCCTGACAGACGAGGCGGTCAAAAAACCGGCGGACACCTCGGATAACGCCAACAGTATTGTGCTTTTGCTTCAATTTGGCGATTTTCGCTTTTTTGACGGGGGAGACTTGACCTGGAACACGGAGGAAAAATTGGTCTGCCCGTTTAATCTGGTGGGTGAAGTCGACCTCTATCAGGCCAACCATCATGGGTTGGATGTCAGTAACAACCCTGTGTTGCTCAAATCGCTGCGCCCCCGCGTCGCGGTAATCAACAACGGCCCGACCAAGGGGTGCATGCCGCTGACCTATGGCACGCTCAGCCAGCTCGACAGCGTGCAGGCAATTTATCAACTGCACAAAAATGAACGTATGGGCGAGAAAGAAGGAAACACCGCGGGGGAATTTATTGCCAATGACAGCGGCGCTGCCTGCCAGGGAAATTATGTCCAGTGCACGGTCGCGGCGGACGGCAAATCCTACGTACTAAAAATCCCAGCCAAACAACACCAACAGCGATTTGACTGTAAAAGCGCTCTACCCTAA